AGTTTCAACATAAACAGTTGTGCCGTTTGCTGAACCTTGCAAAATGCTTATTTGCATTCCAATTTGCGTGTTTTTTACTAATTCATCGCTACTATTGCGAATTACAGCTTGATAACTCATTTTTTCAGGTGCCTGAGCAGAAACTTGCTGTGGCAAAAACATGCTTGCAGTCATTAATAATGCTGCAAAAATTATAAATATTTTTTTCATGATTATTTAATTTTAATTATTTTAAATGATTGAACTTTTTTGCTTTCTTGGTTTACAACGTTTAAAAAATATGTAGCTGTTGGCAAACTGCTCATATCTATTAGTGTTTGCTGTGCTACAATTTGCTCTTTACTTAATTCTTTTCCTTGCATGTCGAATAGCTGATACGACAACTTTTCGTTGTTATAATCGCTTATTTGCAAGGTTAAGTTTTCCGTTGTAGGGTTTGGAAAAACAGTAAGCGAAATATCTAATGCTGTTTCATTAATACCTATGGTGAAAATTTCATAGGCATGTTGTACGCCTTGGTCAACAGTTCCACCGTTTCCAGAATTAGAAGTGTAAACTACTTGTCCAACGCTGTACGAAACAGAACCACCGCTCCCTGTGCCATTCCCACCTGCGGCGTTTACGCTTGTTTGTGCTTGTAATCCTGTTAGTCCAATAGCTAATAAGAGTAGAGCACTTAATGTTAATTGTTTTTGTTTCATTTTACTCTCCTTTTTTAGTGATTATTATGTTAATTTATTGCTTATTATTTTATTTTTGTGTGTCATTTGTTTTTTACACTAACCTACAGCATACTTATACCACAAATATAAAAATTTCGTAAATAAAAATAAAAAAATTATTAAAATTTTTATTTAAAAATAATTCTATAATTAGCTTGCAACTTGGCAAAATGGAGTATTGCGAGCAAAGATAAATTTCACATATACAACAAACTTTATCAGTGGTTATATGGAGAGTTCACCTCTTGCAACTGTCTGGTTATCAATTTAATTAGTGTTGAGTGTTGAGTTTTTAGTGTTTAGTTGGGGCGGACGGCTTGTAACTTGCTGATTATCAATACATTAGCTTATAAAGTTTGAAAGTTGAAAGTTTTTAAAGTTTGGCTCGCTGTTGCTCGTTGCGGCGGGTGGCGCTCGCGTAACTATATGATTACCAATGAGTTACACGGAC
The window above is part of the Bacteroidales bacterium genome. Proteins encoded here:
- a CDS encoding T9SS type A sorting domain-containing protein translates to MKQKQLTLSALLLLAIGLTGLQAQTSVNAAGGNGTGSGGSVSYSVGQVVYTSNSGNGGTVDQGVQHAYEIFTIGINETALDISLTVFPNPTTENLTLQISDYNNEKLSYQLFDMQGKELSKEQIVAQQTLIDMSSLPTATYFLNVVNQESKKVQSFKIIKIK